A single window of Microbispora hainanensis DNA harbors:
- a CDS encoding FAD-dependent oxidoreductase — MRLVVVGNGMAGSRLVSEVRARDKNVKITVFGAEAWQPYNRVLLSNVVAGTSSPDQVRLLDSRWYADHGVTARLGVPVTAIDRDCQTVIAADGTREPYDVLVLATGSEPIVPPIPGVERATAFRTLDDCERIREAAESARSAVVVGGGLLGIEAARGLAGRGVPVTLLHLAGHLMERQLDEEAGLILRETLGALGVAIRTGVTVSAIRERHVGLAGGELIDADLVVLACGVRPVVGLARDAGLEVERGVVVDDELRTDDPSIFAIGECAQHAGLVYGLVAPGWEQASVVADLVTGADKGARYRGSRLVTRLKARSVELAAMGETQLTEDEAEIVRFSHRHKGTYRKLVIRDGRLVGAILLGETSAVGTLTQLFDRGGPLPGDRTGLLFPDLAGMGGAAVADSPTRMPDSARVCQCNNVTKGQIRACWESGARNVEAVAAATRATTGCGSCRDAVEGIVGWLCEQEGVSA; from the coding sequence GTGAGGCTCGTCGTGGTGGGGAACGGGATGGCGGGCTCGCGCCTGGTGAGCGAGGTCCGCGCCCGGGACAAGAACGTGAAGATCACGGTGTTCGGCGCCGAGGCGTGGCAGCCGTACAACCGGGTGCTGCTGTCGAACGTGGTGGCCGGCACGTCGAGCCCGGACCAGGTCCGGCTGCTCGACTCCCGCTGGTACGCCGACCACGGCGTGACCGCCCGCCTCGGCGTCCCGGTCACCGCCATCGACCGGGACTGTCAGACGGTGATCGCCGCCGACGGGACGCGCGAGCCGTACGACGTGCTCGTGCTCGCCACCGGCAGCGAGCCGATCGTGCCGCCGATCCCCGGCGTGGAGCGGGCGACGGCATTCCGCACGCTGGACGACTGCGAGCGGATCAGGGAGGCCGCCGAGAGCGCCCGCAGCGCGGTCGTGGTCGGCGGCGGGCTGCTCGGCATCGAGGCCGCGCGGGGCCTGGCGGGGCGGGGCGTCCCGGTGACGCTGCTGCACCTCGCCGGTCACCTGATGGAGCGCCAGCTCGACGAGGAGGCCGGGCTGATCCTGCGCGAGACGCTCGGCGCGCTCGGCGTCGCCATCCGCACGGGCGTCACCGTGAGCGCGATCCGCGAGCGGCACGTCGGACTGGCCGGCGGCGAGCTGATCGACGCCGACCTGGTCGTGCTGGCCTGCGGGGTGCGCCCGGTCGTCGGGCTCGCCCGCGACGCGGGGCTTGAGGTCGAGCGCGGCGTCGTCGTGGACGACGAGCTGCGCACCGACGACCCGTCGATCTTCGCGATCGGGGAGTGCGCCCAGCACGCGGGCCTCGTCTACGGGCTGGTCGCCCCCGGGTGGGAGCAGGCGTCGGTCGTGGCCGACCTCGTGACCGGCGCCGACAAGGGCGCACGCTACCGGGGCTCGCGGCTGGTCACCCGGCTCAAGGCCAGGAGCGTGGAGCTCGCGGCGATGGGGGAGACCCAGCTGACGGAGGACGAGGCGGAGATCGTCCGCTTCTCCCACCGGCACAAGGGCACCTACCGCAAGCTCGTCATCCGCGACGGCCGGCTGGTCGGCGCGATCCTGCTGGGCGAGACCTCCGCGGTGGGCACCCTGACCCAGCTCTTCGACCGGGGAGGCCCCCTGCCCGGCGACCGCACCGGGCTGCTGTTCCCCGACCTCGCGGGCATGGGCGGCGCGGCGGTGGCCGACAGCCCCACCCGGATGCCCGACTCCGCGCGGGTCTGCCAGTGCAACAACGTGACGAAGGGCCAGATCAGAGCGTGCTGGGAGTCCGGCGCGCGGAACGTGGAGGCCGTGGCCGCCGCGACGAGGGCCACCACCGGCTGCGGCAGTTGCCGCGACGCGGTCGAGGGCATCGTCGGCTGGCTGTGTGAGCAGGAAGGTGTGAGCGCATGA
- a CDS encoding molybdopterin oxidoreductase family protein: MSQATAGTTVGSATHCPYCALQCGMYVAKGEITPREDIPANAGGLCQKGWTAAELLTSPERLTTPLMHGSPVSWDEALDYVAERIEAIRAAHGPDAVAVFGGGGLTNEKAYQLGKFARVALRTSQIDYNGRFCMSSAASAVNRAFGMDRGLPFPITDIARAGAVLFAGGNVAETMPPFVRHLSAMRSGGGRLVVVDPRVTQTAKMADLHLQVTPGTDLALALGLLHIAIADGYADLDYLAARTTGFEEVRTSVSAWWPERVERVTGVPVARMREAVRILGEAERAMVLTGRGAEQHAKGTDTVTAFVNLALTLGLPGREGSGYGCVTGQGNGQGGREHGQKADQLPGYRKIDDPAARAHVAAVWGIDPDDLPGPGRSAYELFDALGTPEGPKALLLFGSNPVVSAPRAGHVAGRLGALDLLVVSDFVLSETAAMAHVVLPTTQWAEEAGTMTNLEGRVLLRRQAAAPPPGARSDLEILRGLAERLGCGEKFPADPRTVFDELRRASAGGVADYSGITYERIAAETGVFWPCPGTGDDSAGPHPGTPRPFLDRFATPDGRARLVPVEHRPPAEDVDEEFPLYLTSGRVLAHYQSGAQTRRIRPLTQASPEVFVELHPDLAERLGVAPGDRVRVRSRRGAAEGVARVNTSIRPDTLFMPFHWEGVNLLTNPALDPMSRMPEFKVCAAAIERCAEDGERVA; this comes from the coding sequence ATGTCACAGGCCACCGCGGGCACGACCGTGGGCTCGGCCACCCACTGCCCCTACTGCGCCCTCCAGTGCGGCATGTACGTCGCGAAAGGAGAGATCACCCCGCGAGAGGACATCCCGGCCAACGCCGGCGGCCTGTGCCAGAAGGGCTGGACGGCGGCCGAACTGCTGACCTCGCCCGAACGGCTCACCACCCCGCTGATGCACGGCAGCCCGGTGAGCTGGGACGAGGCGCTCGACTACGTCGCCGAGCGGATCGAGGCCATCAGGGCCGCGCACGGGCCGGACGCCGTGGCGGTGTTCGGCGGCGGCGGGCTGACCAACGAGAAGGCCTACCAGCTCGGCAAGTTCGCCAGGGTCGCGCTGCGGACCAGCCAGATCGACTACAACGGCAGGTTCTGCATGTCGTCGGCGGCCAGCGCGGTCAACCGGGCCTTCGGCATGGACCGGGGACTGCCGTTCCCGATCACCGACATCGCCCGCGCCGGCGCCGTGCTGTTCGCCGGGGGCAACGTCGCCGAGACCATGCCTCCCTTCGTACGCCACCTGAGCGCCATGCGGTCCGGCGGCGGCAGGCTCGTCGTCGTCGACCCGCGCGTCACCCAGACCGCCAAGATGGCCGACCTGCACCTGCAGGTCACCCCCGGCACCGACCTCGCGCTCGCGCTCGGCCTGCTGCACATCGCGATCGCCGACGGGTACGCCGACCTGGACTACCTGGCCGCCCGCACGACCGGCTTCGAGGAGGTGCGCACCTCCGTGTCGGCCTGGTGGCCCGAGCGGGTGGAGCGCGTCACCGGCGTCCCGGTCGCGCGGATGCGCGAGGCCGTACGGATCCTCGGCGAGGCCGAGCGCGCGATGGTGCTGACCGGCCGGGGCGCCGAGCAGCACGCCAAGGGCACCGACACCGTCACCGCGTTCGTCAACCTGGCGCTCACACTCGGGCTGCCCGGCCGTGAGGGCTCCGGCTACGGCTGCGTGACCGGCCAGGGCAACGGCCAGGGCGGCAGGGAGCACGGCCAGAAGGCCGACCAGCTCCCCGGCTACCGCAAGATCGACGACCCGGCGGCGCGGGCGCACGTCGCCGCCGTGTGGGGGATCGACCCCGACGACCTGCCCGGTCCCGGCCGGTCGGCGTACGAGCTGTTCGACGCGCTCGGCACACCGGAGGGCCCGAAGGCGCTGCTGCTGTTCGGCTCCAACCCCGTCGTCTCCGCGCCGCGCGCCGGGCACGTCGCCGGGCGGCTGGGCGCGCTCGACCTGCTCGTGGTCTCCGACTTCGTGCTGTCGGAGACGGCGGCCATGGCCCACGTCGTGCTGCCCACGACCCAGTGGGCCGAGGAGGCGGGCACGATGACCAACCTGGAGGGCCGGGTGCTGCTGCGCCGCCAGGCCGCCGCGCCCCCTCCGGGCGCCCGCAGCGACCTGGAGATCCTGCGGGGCCTCGCCGAGCGGCTCGGCTGCGGCGAGAAGTTCCCCGCCGACCCGCGCACGGTCTTCGACGAGCTGCGCCGGGCCTCCGCCGGAGGCGTCGCCGACTACTCCGGCATCACCTACGAGCGCATCGCGGCCGAGACCGGCGTGTTCTGGCCCTGCCCCGGCACGGGGGACGACAGCGCCGGCCCGCACCCCGGAACCCCGCGGCCCTTCCTCGACCGCTTCGCGACCCCCGACGGCCGGGCCCGCCTGGTGCCGGTGGAGCACCGCCCGCCCGCCGAGGACGTGGACGAGGAGTTCCCGCTCTACCTCACGTCGGGCCGGGTGCTCGCCCACTATCAGTCGGGGGCGCAGACACGCCGCATCCGCCCGCTGACGCAGGCGTCGCCCGAGGTGTTCGTGGAGCTGCACCCGGACCTCGCCGAGCGGCTGGGAGTCGCCCCCGGCGACCGCGTCCGGGTGCGCAGCCGCCGAGGCGCCGCCGAGGGCGTGGCCCGGGTGAACACCTCGATCCGGCCGGACACGTTGTTCATGCCGTTCCACTGGGAGGGCGTCAACCTGCTCACCAACCCGGCGCTCGACCCGATGTCGCGCATGCCGGAGTTCAAGGTCTGCGCCGCCGCCATCGAGCGGTGCGCCGAAGACGGGGAGCGTGTCGCGTGA
- a CDS encoding MFS transporter — MTATQAARTAPEENRKGRWIGDWRPDDPVFWESTGKKVARRNLVFSILAEHLGFTLWTVWSIVAVKLGAYKFSTDQLFWIVSLPNLVGSTLRIPYTFAPARFGGRNWTVVSALLLLVPAVLLAVAVNDPGTPYWAFLVIAATAGLGGGNFASSMANITYFYPQSRQGAALGLNAAGGNVGVSSVQLLMPLVIAGFGLAAAGLFWVPFILAAAVGAYFCMDNLTSAKAEPREMVKAAGRAQTWIMSVLYIGTFGSFIGYSTAFPLLIKSQFPEHTALTSLAFLGPLVGSLIRPVGGWLSDRLGGAAVTFWNFAAMAVSVLLVWQAMSVHSFPLFFAAFMLLIGTAGVGNGSTYRMIPAIFRAKAVAGVEPGTPAYEEALATGKRDASAAIGFISAIGAYGGFFINRGFGSSISATGGAGAALAAFAAFYILCFGLTWFCYMRTLGAKTAPSLAAARV, encoded by the coding sequence ATGACGGCGACGCAGGCGGCGCGCACGGCCCCGGAGGAAAATCGGAAGGGCCGCTGGATCGGTGACTGGCGACCGGACGATCCGGTGTTCTGGGAGAGCACCGGCAAGAAGGTGGCCCGGCGGAACCTGGTGTTCTCGATCCTGGCCGAGCACCTGGGCTTCACACTGTGGACCGTCTGGAGCATCGTCGCGGTCAAGCTCGGCGCCTACAAGTTCTCCACCGACCAGCTCTTCTGGATCGTCTCGCTGCCCAACCTGGTCGGCTCCACGCTGCGCATCCCCTACACCTTCGCGCCCGCGCGGTTCGGCGGCCGCAACTGGACGGTGGTCAGCGCGCTGCTGCTGCTGGTGCCCGCCGTCCTGCTCGCGGTGGCGGTGAACGACCCGGGCACGCCCTACTGGGCCTTCCTGGTGATCGCGGCGACGGCCGGGCTCGGCGGCGGCAACTTCGCCTCCAGCATGGCCAACATCACCTACTTCTACCCGCAGAGCCGGCAGGGCGCCGCACTCGGCCTGAACGCCGCCGGCGGCAACGTCGGCGTCAGCTCCGTGCAGCTGCTGATGCCGCTGGTCATCGCCGGGTTCGGGCTGGCCGCGGCCGGGTTGTTCTGGGTGCCGTTCATCCTCGCCGCGGCCGTCGGCGCGTACTTCTGCATGGACAACCTCACCTCGGCCAAGGCCGAGCCGAGGGAGATGGTCAAGGCGGCCGGCCGGGCGCAGACCTGGATCATGTCGGTCCTCTACATCGGTACGTTCGGCTCGTTCATCGGCTACTCGACCGCGTTCCCGCTGCTCATCAAGTCGCAGTTCCCCGAGCACACCGCGCTCACCTCGCTGGCGTTCCTCGGCCCGCTGGTCGGGTCGCTCATCCGGCCGGTCGGCGGCTGGCTGTCGGACCGCCTCGGCGGCGCCGCGGTGACGTTCTGGAACTTCGCCGCGATGGCCGTCTCGGTCCTGCTCGTCTGGCAGGCCATGTCCGTGCACAGCTTCCCGCTGTTCTTCGCGGCCTTCATGCTGCTGATCGGCACGGCCGGGGTCGGCAACGGCTCCACCTACCGGATGATCCCGGCGATCTTCCGGGCGAAGGCGGTGGCAGGCGTCGAGCCCGGCACCCCCGCGTACGAGGAGGCGCTGGCGACCGGCAAGCGCGACGCCTCGGCGGCCATCGGGTTCATCTCCGCGATCGGCGCGTACGGCGGGTTCTTCATCAACCGCGGGTTCGGCAGCTCCATCTCCGCGACCGGCGGTGCGGGGGCCGCGCTCGCGGCCTTCGCCGCCTTCTACATCCTCTGCTTCGGGCTGACCTGGTTCTGCTACATGCGCACTCTCGGCGCGAAGACGGCGCCGAGCCTCGCGGCGGCCCGGGTCTGA
- a CDS encoding peptidoglycan recognition family protein → MSAVSRRAFLSTGLLWSACLPAAMLTAQSGLVAAAKPVWAGGGPRPPRVYTRSDWKADPPRSKAEVLDRAPDRLVVHHTATANTDATDLDAAFRLSRTIQRYHMKHNGWEDIGEQFTVSRGGYIMEGRNRSLPAVEAGKHVMGAQAADHNDHTLGIETEGTYTSTLPPARQLSALTALLAWLCDVYELDPHEAIIGHRDLNRTACPGDRLYAYLPRLRDDVARRLGERGGRDGPPPPRLALPGDQALDAVLVGDLPLEHGPALGPHDLAY, encoded by the coding sequence ATGTCTGCGGTCTCGCGCCGCGCGTTTCTTTCGACGGGGCTCCTTTGGTCGGCGTGCCTGCCGGCGGCGATGCTGACCGCGCAGAGCGGGCTCGTCGCGGCGGCGAAGCCGGTCTGGGCCGGGGGCGGCCCGCGTCCGCCGCGCGTCTACACCCGGTCGGACTGGAAGGCCGATCCGCCCAGGAGCAAGGCCGAGGTGCTCGACCGCGCGCCCGACCGTCTCGTCGTCCACCACACGGCGACGGCGAACACGGACGCGACCGACCTCGACGCGGCCTTCCGGCTGTCCCGGACCATCCAGCGCTACCACATGAAGCACAACGGCTGGGAGGACATCGGCGAGCAGTTCACCGTCAGCCGGGGCGGATACATCATGGAGGGCCGCAACCGCTCGCTGCCTGCCGTCGAGGCCGGCAAGCACGTGATGGGCGCGCAGGCGGCCGACCACAACGACCACACGCTGGGCATCGAGACCGAGGGAACCTACACCTCCACCCTGCCCCCGGCCCGCCAGCTGTCCGCGCTCACCGCGCTGCTGGCCTGGCTGTGCGACGTCTACGAGCTCGACCCGCACGAGGCCATCATCGGCCACCGCGACCTCAACCGGACCGCCTGCCCGGGCGACCGCCTCTACGCGTACCTGCCCCGGCTGCGGGACGACGTCGCGCGCCGCCTGGGCGAGCGCGGGGGGCGGGACGGGCCCCCGCCTCCGCGGCTCGCGCTGCCCGGCGATCAGGCGCTGGACGCCGTGCTCGTCGGCGACCTGCCGCTGGAGCACGGTCCCGCCCTGGGCCCGCACGACCTGGCCTACTGA
- a CDS encoding nucleotide sugar dehydrogenase: protein MEKLVVVGQGYVGLPLAMRAVHAGFDVVGVEVDEWRVKRLNAAQSYVEDIGDDALAAAHATGRYRASADYADAEGFDMCVITVPTPLTDGVPDLSHIAAAGRSLAPYLRPGATVVLESTTYPGTTEEYLRPILEEGSGLRAPGDFHLGYSPERIDPGNTQWRLENTPKVVSGLDAAALARVRAFYEAVVERVVPVSSPQVAELCKLLENTFRHVNIALVNELSIFARQLGIDVWEAIDAASTKPFGYMSFTPGPGVGGHCLPIDPSYLSWKVKRSLGHNFRFVELANDVNDHMPAHVADRLVLALNDRRKALNGSRVLLLGLSYKKNTGDCRESPAIEVARHLRKLGADVRAADPHVDLALVPEGVAIAEASPREIAAADAVVVLTDHDCFDYELVQRESAFVFDTRNRCRGPNVERL, encoded by the coding sequence ATGGAGAAACTGGTTGTGGTCGGGCAGGGTTACGTGGGCCTGCCACTGGCCATGCGGGCGGTACACGCCGGATTCGACGTGGTGGGCGTCGAGGTGGACGAGTGGCGGGTCAAGCGTCTCAACGCCGCCCAGTCGTACGTCGAGGACATCGGCGACGACGCGCTCGCGGCGGCGCATGCGACGGGTCGTTACCGGGCCAGCGCGGACTACGCGGATGCCGAGGGCTTCGACATGTGCGTGATCACTGTGCCGACGCCGTTGACCGACGGCGTGCCCGATTTGAGCCACATCGCGGCGGCCGGCCGGTCGCTCGCCCCTTATCTGCGGCCGGGCGCGACCGTGGTGCTGGAGTCGACCACCTATCCGGGGACGACGGAGGAGTACCTGCGCCCGATTCTGGAGGAGGGATCGGGCCTGCGCGCCCCCGGCGACTTCCACCTCGGCTACAGCCCCGAGCGGATCGATCCCGGCAACACGCAGTGGCGGCTGGAGAACACGCCGAAGGTCGTCTCCGGTCTCGACGCCGCCGCCCTCGCAAGGGTCCGCGCCTTCTACGAGGCCGTCGTCGAGCGGGTCGTCCCCGTGTCCTCGCCACAGGTGGCCGAGCTGTGCAAGCTTCTGGAGAACACCTTCAGGCACGTGAACATCGCCCTGGTCAACGAGCTTTCCATCTTCGCCAGGCAGCTCGGGATCGACGTATGGGAGGCCATCGACGCCGCCTCGACCAAGCCGTTCGGCTACATGAGCTTCACCCCCGGGCCGGGCGTGGGCGGGCACTGCCTGCCGATCGACCCGTCATACCTGTCCTGGAAGGTCAAGCGCAGCCTGGGGCACAACTTCCGGTTCGTGGAGTTGGCCAACGACGTCAACGACCACATGCCCGCGCACGTCGCCGACCGGCTGGTGCTGGCGCTGAACGACCGGCGTAAGGCCCTGAACGGCAGCCGGGTGCTCCTGCTCGGCCTGTCGTACAAGAAGAACACGGGCGACTGCCGGGAGTCCCCGGCGATCGAGGTGGCCAGGCACCTGCGCAAGCTGGGCGCGGACGTGCGCGCGGCCGATCCGCACGTCGACCTCGCCCTCGTGCCCGAGGGGGTGGCGATCGCCGAGGCGTCGCCGCGGGAGATCGCGGCGGCGGACGCGGTCGTGGTCCTCACCGACCACGACTGTTTCGACTACGAACTCGTCCAGCGCGAGAGCGCCTTCGTGTTCGACACGCGCAACCGCTGCCGGGGGCCGAACGTCGAGCGCCTCTGA
- a CDS encoding class I SAM-dependent methyltransferase — MPVRITSDDWTSERVKAFWDHCYRQNNRALTFSERVGRGVARYLRVNGLLQGEVLDYGCGPGALAAQLIRAGCQCWGCDWSEASVEAANRLLSGRRGWHGASLAGDSRSAYFNRKFDLVTCLETVEHIPEHEEEDFFANLRDAVKVGGSIFLTTPNEEDLTLDHKNVYCPFCDSVYHQRQHVRSFDKNTLATTIERHGFVVRWVTALDFNSYQVPAWPGIGDVNLRYLARVAARMPFSPITAVHRRSRGKLPHLCAVATRVPAL; from the coding sequence ATGCCGGTAAGAATCACCTCCGACGACTGGACATCCGAGCGGGTAAAAGCATTCTGGGATCACTGTTATCGGCAGAACAATCGGGCGCTGACCTTCTCTGAACGAGTGGGCAGGGGAGTCGCGCGTTACCTCCGGGTCAACGGCCTGCTGCAGGGAGAGGTGCTCGACTACGGATGCGGGCCCGGTGCGCTCGCCGCGCAGCTGATCCGAGCGGGCTGCCAGTGCTGGGGATGTGACTGGTCCGAGGCCTCGGTCGAGGCGGCGAACAGGCTGCTCTCGGGCAGGAGAGGCTGGCATGGGGCGAGCCTCGCCGGAGACTCCCGCTCTGCTTACTTCAATCGCAAATTCGACCTCGTCACCTGCCTGGAGACGGTCGAGCATATTCCCGAGCACGAGGAAGAAGATTTCTTCGCCAATCTGCGGGACGCCGTGAAAGTAGGTGGGTCAATATTCTTGACCACCCCCAACGAGGAAGACCTGACTCTCGATCACAAGAACGTCTACTGCCCGTTCTGTGATTCTGTCTACCACCAGCGGCAGCACGTCCGATCGTTCGACAAGAACACTCTCGCGACGACGATCGAACGTCATGGATTTGTCGTCCGCTGGGTGACCGCACTGGATTTCAACTCGTATCAGGTGCCGGCCTGGCCGGGCATAGGAGACGTGAACCTGCGCTATCTCGCACGAGTCGCGGCTCGCATGCCCTTCAGCCCGATCACCGCTGTCCACCGCCGGTCACGCGGTAAGTTGCCGCACCTGTGCGCGGTCGCGACCAGGGTGCCGGCACTCTGA
- a CDS encoding glycosyltransferase family 4 protein, translated as MRILHIGYRLPPEPGGKERHIECLVREELALGHEVLVARRLGDVPAGALEVPLPRTLTARVVARRSDPLAFALECARALPRLGRVDVVNLHGDHREALAVGPAAARLGIPLVLTAHGALTTRHRMVMRWAFRRVGGFVALGTRPAADLRRAGVPARAIRTLSSGLDLPLLDAIRSRTAVEPGLIVSVGSLLPVKNHALTIAAFRRLSAIRPGLRLVIAGEGPERDRLERLAQAGPGVELAGHLPRDEVASLVSRAQVFVLASRRLPAIGEGVPTAALEALALGTPALLSSEATLDPVVTDHGAYRVFRSGSVDDLTAHLRVILDDDAVRAGMAERGRRATAHLGWPDVAARIVGWYEEVGRRAGLPSGRRSVARADGDGGGVRAVEAGARR; from the coding sequence GTGCGTATTCTGCACATCGGATATCGGCTGCCTCCCGAGCCGGGAGGCAAGGAACGCCACATCGAGTGCCTCGTCAGGGAGGAGCTCGCCCTCGGACACGAGGTGCTGGTCGCCAGGCGGCTTGGCGACGTCCCCGCGGGCGCGCTGGAGGTGCCCCTGCCGCGGACCCTGACGGCTCGCGTGGTCGCGCGCAGGTCCGACCCCCTTGCCTTCGCCCTGGAGTGCGCCCGCGCGCTGCCGCGTCTCGGCCGGGTCGACGTCGTCAACCTGCACGGCGACCATCGGGAGGCGCTCGCGGTCGGCCCGGCCGCCGCACGGCTGGGCATCCCCCTGGTGCTCACCGCGCACGGTGCTCTGACGACGCGCCACAGGATGGTCATGCGATGGGCCTTCCGCCGCGTCGGCGGGTTCGTCGCCCTGGGCACGCGCCCGGCCGCCGACCTGCGTCGGGCCGGAGTCCCGGCGCGGGCGATCCGTACGCTGTCGAGCGGCCTGGACCTTCCGCTGCTGGACGCGATTCGCTCCCGGACCGCGGTGGAACCCGGCCTGATAGTCAGCGTGGGCTCTCTCCTGCCCGTGAAGAACCACGCCCTGACGATCGCGGCGTTCCGGCGGCTCAGCGCCATCCGGCCGGGGCTGCGCCTGGTCATCGCCGGCGAAGGGCCGGAACGGGACCGGCTCGAAAGGCTCGCCCAGGCCGGGCCGGGAGTGGAGCTCGCGGGCCACCTGCCCCGTGACGAGGTCGCCTCGCTGGTGAGCAGGGCACAGGTCTTCGTTCTGGCCTCGCGCAGGCTGCCCGCCATCGGAGAGGGTGTGCCCACGGCCGCTCTCGAGGCCCTCGCGCTCGGCACTCCCGCGCTCCTGTCTTCCGAGGCCACACTCGACCCGGTGGTCACGGACCATGGCGCCTATCGTGTCTTCCGCAGCGGTTCGGTGGACGACCTGACCGCCCACCTGCGGGTGATCCTGGACGATGACGCCGTACGGGCCGGGATGGCCGAGCGCGGGCGGCGGGCGACCGCGCACCTCGGTTGGCCGGACGTGGCCGCCCGAATCGTCGGCTGGTACGAGGAGGTCGGCCGCCGGGCCGGCCTGCCGTCCGGGCGCCGGAGTGTCGCACGTGCCGACGGGGACGGCGGCGGCGTACGCGCGGTGGAAGCCGGTGCACGCCGGTGA
- a CDS encoding lipopolysaccharide biosynthesis protein encodes MTRAADVGRPPPTAGGADVNADVKNLLRTMASQAVPLALAAVAGVFLARCLQPEGRGVYATVTTTAGIATVLGHLSVGRSQIALWPLLERRRPLAGNAAILGLALGLTSAAATLGVVTVLSLAPSPALMVMALLAVPFAVAVVNLKGIALLEGRVGLANRSVVTAAVVQYVPILVMAVTGTVTLTAVVVCWTVSTILPFALFVRPLGLPTPGDAALARRQLALSGRYHLGTMALHLLLTVDVLLLGALVTPAEVGLYTVATSLLSLSRVPTDALAQITLSRQAVRDEADARHVTARTIRLTLLLSCAAVGALACASPLLVPLVYGPAFAASVTPLLALAPGAVAWSLLRPLEQYLVRLGRPMRMTAIAAGALASNLALNAVLIPLWGARGAAFASTLSYGAMVAVEVGWFARAAGLGAADLLPRFGDARRVVSALRGRRCGNASAATSRS; translated from the coding sequence GTGACGCGGGCCGCGGACGTGGGCAGGCCGCCTCCCACGGCCGGTGGGGCGGACGTGAACGCGGATGTGAAGAACCTCCTGCGGACGATGGCGAGCCAGGCGGTCCCGCTGGCCTTGGCCGCGGTGGCGGGCGTGTTCCTCGCCCGCTGCCTGCAGCCCGAGGGGCGGGGCGTCTACGCGACCGTCACCACGACCGCGGGGATCGCGACCGTGCTGGGCCACCTGTCGGTCGGGAGGTCGCAGATAGCGCTGTGGCCACTCCTGGAGCGTCGCCGGCCCCTGGCGGGCAACGCCGCGATCCTCGGCCTGGCGCTGGGCCTGACGTCCGCAGCGGCCACGCTCGGCGTGGTCACCGTGCTGTCCCTGGCTCCCAGTCCGGCCCTCATGGTCATGGCGCTGCTCGCTGTGCCGTTCGCGGTCGCCGTGGTCAACCTCAAGGGGATCGCGCTCCTGGAGGGCCGCGTCGGCCTCGCCAACAGGTCCGTCGTGACTGCCGCCGTGGTGCAGTACGTCCCGATACTGGTCATGGCCGTGACCGGGACCGTCACCCTGACCGCCGTGGTCGTGTGCTGGACCGTCTCCACCATCCTGCCCTTCGCGTTGTTCGTACGGCCACTCGGCCTCCCCACACCCGGCGATGCGGCGCTCGCCCGCAGGCAACTCGCGCTGTCCGGCCGCTATCACCTCGGGACGATGGCGCTTCACCTGCTGCTGACCGTCGACGTGCTGCTCCTGGGCGCTCTCGTGACTCCGGCGGAGGTCGGCCTGTACACGGTCGCCACCTCGTTGCTGTCGCTGTCCCGGGTGCCCACCGACGCGCTGGCCCAGATCACGCTGTCGCGCCAGGCGGTCAGGGACGAGGCGGACGCGCGGCACGTGACGGCACGGACGATCCGCCTCACCCTGCTGCTCTCCTGCGCCGCGGTCGGCGCGCTGGCGTGCGCCTCGCCACTGCTGGTCCCGCTCGTGTACGGCCCGGCCTTCGCGGCGAGCGTCACACCGCTGCTCGCCCTCGCGCCCGGCGCTGTCGCCTGGTCGCTGCTGCGGCCCCTGGAGCAGTACCTGGTGCGGCTGGGGCGTCCGATGAGGATGACCGCCATCGCCGCTGGCGCCCTCGCGTCGAACCTCGCCCTGAACGCCGTGCTGATCCCGCTGTGGGGGGCTCGCGGGGCCGCGTTCGCCTCCACCCTGAGCTACGGCGCGATGGTGGCGGTCGAGGTCGGCTGGTTCGCCCGGGCGGCCGGCCTCGGCGCCGCGGACCTGCTACCCCGGTTCGGGGACGCGCGCCGGGTGGTCTCGGCCCTGCGTGGCAGGCGGTGTGGGAACGCGTCGGCGGCCACCTCCCGCTCCTGA